A part of Diceros bicornis minor isolate mBicDic1 chromosome 10, mDicBic1.mat.cur, whole genome shotgun sequence genomic DNA contains:
- the C1QL2 gene encoding complement C1q-like protein 2 isoform X1, whose translation MALGLLIAVPLLLQAAPPGAAHYEMMGTCRMICDPYSAAPGGGPAGAKAPPPGPSTAALEVMQDLSANPPPPFIQGPKGDPGRPGKPGPRGPPGEPGPPGPRGPPGEKGDSGRPGLPGLQLTAGAAGGVGVVGGGTGGGGDSEGEVTGALSAAFSGPKIAFYVGLKSPHEGYEVLKFDDVVTNLGNHYDPTTGKFSCQVRGIYFFTYHILMRGGDGTSMWADLCKNGQVRASAIAQDADQNYDYASNSVVLHLDSGDEVYVKLDGGKAHGGNNNKYSTFSGFLLYPD comes from the exons ATGGCGTTGGGGCTGCTCATCGCCGTGCCGTTGCTGCTGCAGGCGGCGCCCCCGGGCGCAGCGCACTACGAAATGATGGGCACCTGCCGCATGATCTGCGACCCATACAGCGCCGCACCCGGCGGGGGGCCCGCGGGCGCCAAGGCGCCGCCGCCCGGACCCAGCACTGCCGCCCTGGAAGTCATGCAGGACCTAAGCGCCAACCCTCCGCCTCCTTTCATCCAGGGACCCAAGGGCGATCCAGGGCGACCCGGCAAGCCCGGGCCGCGGGGGCCTCCCGGAGAGCCGGGCCCGCCTGGACCCAGGGGTCCCCCGGGGGAGAAGGGCGACTCGGGGCGGCCCGGGCTGCCGGGGCTGCAGCTGACCGCGGGCGCGGCAGGCGGTGTCGGGGTGGTGGGTGGCGGAACTGGGGGCGGCGGCGACTCTGAGGGCGAAGTGACCGGCGCGCTGAGCGCCGCCTTCAGCGGTCCCAAGATCGCCTTCTACGTGGGTCTAAAGAGCCCCCACGAAGGCTACGAGGTGCTCAAGTTCGACGACGTGGTCACCAATCTCGGCAATCACTACGACCCCACTACCGGCAAGTTCAGCTGCCAGGTTCGCGGCATCTACTTCTTCACCTATCACATCCTCATGCGCGGCGGCGACGGCACCAGCATGTGGGCGGACCTCTGCAAGAATGGGCAG GTCCGGGCCAGCGCCATCGCGCAGGACGCTGACCAGAACTACGACTACGCCAGTAACAGCGTGGTGCTGCACCTCGACTCAGGAGACGAGGTGTACGTGAAGCTGGACGGCGGGAAGGCGCATGGAGGCAATAACAACAAGTACAGCACGTTCTCGGGCTTTCTTCTGTACCCGGATTAG
- the C1QL2 gene encoding complement C1q-like protein 2 isoform X2 — MALGLLIAVPLLLQAAPPGAAHYEMMGTCRMICDPYSAAPGGGPAGAKAPPPGPSTAALEVMQDLSANPPPPFIQGPKGDPGRPGKPGPRGPPGEPGPPGPRGPPGEKGDSGRPGLPGLQLTAGAAGGVGVVVTGALSAAFSGPKIAFYVGLKSPHEGYEVLKFDDVVTNLGNHYDPTTGKFSCQVRGIYFFTYHILMRGGDGTSMWADLCKNGQVRASAIAQDADQNYDYASNSVVLHLDSGDEVYVKLDGGKAHGGNNNKYSTFSGFLLYPD, encoded by the exons ATGGCGTTGGGGCTGCTCATCGCCGTGCCGTTGCTGCTGCAGGCGGCGCCCCCGGGCGCAGCGCACTACGAAATGATGGGCACCTGCCGCATGATCTGCGACCCATACAGCGCCGCACCCGGCGGGGGGCCCGCGGGCGCCAAGGCGCCGCCGCCCGGACCCAGCACTGCCGCCCTGGAAGTCATGCAGGACCTAAGCGCCAACCCTCCGCCTCCTTTCATCCAGGGACCCAAGGGCGATCCAGGGCGACCCGGCAAGCCCGGGCCGCGGGGGCCTCCCGGAGAGCCGGGCCCGCCTGGACCCAGGGGTCCCCCGGGGGAGAAGGGCGACTCGGGGCGGCCCGGGCTGCCGGGGCTGCAGCTGACCGCGGGCGCGGCAGGCGGTGTCGGGGTGGTGG TGACCGGCGCGCTGAGCGCCGCCTTCAGCGGTCCCAAGATCGCCTTCTACGTGGGTCTAAAGAGCCCCCACGAAGGCTACGAGGTGCTCAAGTTCGACGACGTGGTCACCAATCTCGGCAATCACTACGACCCCACTACCGGCAAGTTCAGCTGCCAGGTTCGCGGCATCTACTTCTTCACCTATCACATCCTCATGCGCGGCGGCGACGGCACCAGCATGTGGGCGGACCTCTGCAAGAATGGGCAG GTCCGGGCCAGCGCCATCGCGCAGGACGCTGACCAGAACTACGACTACGCCAGTAACAGCGTGGTGCTGCACCTCGACTCAGGAGACGAGGTGTACGTGAAGCTGGACGGCGGGAAGGCGCATGGAGGCAATAACAACAAGTACAGCACGTTCTCGGGCTTTCTTCTGTACCCGGATTAG